From Balaenoptera acutorostrata chromosome 8, mBalAcu1.1, whole genome shotgun sequence, the proteins below share one genomic window:
- the LOC130708690 gene encoding BTB/POZ domain-containing protein KCTD20-like produces the protein MNVHRGTESDRLLRQEASCLMDEASAAAQEKEANSLASSGLQNLTYPLGPRNDDFPLDSASQPANLQFPHMMPLPEDIKGSCFQIGNKRNHEPFIAPERFGNSTVGFGSNVHSQAPEKVTLLVDGTRFVVNPQIFTAHPDTMLGRMFGPGREYNFTRPNEKGEYEIAEGISATVFRTVLDYYKTGIINCPDGISIPDLRDTCDYLCINFDFNTIRCQDLSALLHELSNDGAHKQFDHYLEELILPIMVGCAKKGERECHIVVLTDEDSVDWDEDHPPPMGEEYSQILYSSKLYRFFKYIENRDVAKTVLKERGLKNIRIGIEGYPTCKEKIKRRPGGRSEVIYNYVQRPFIQMSWEKEEGKSRHVDFQCVRSKSLTNLVAAGEDVLEDQEILMHHPPQVDELDRLNAPLSQMASNDFQD, from the coding sequence ATGAATGTTCACCGTGGCACTGAGAGTGACAGGTTATTGCGGCAGGAGGCCAGCTGCCTGATGGATGAAGCCTCAGCTGCAGcccaagaaaaagaagcaaatagcCTGGCTTCTTCTGGTCTTCAAAATCTTACTTATCCTCTAGGTCCCAGGAATGATGACTTTCCACTTGACTCTGCCTCTCAGCCAGCAAATCTTCAGTTCCCTCACATGATGCCACTTCCTGAAGACATCAAAGGCTCTTGCTTCCAAATTGGGAATAAACGGAACCATGAACCCTTCATCGCTCCAGAACGATTTGGAAACAGCACTGTGGGCTTTGGCAGTAACGTTCATTCTCAGGCACCAGAGAAAGTGACACTTCTCGTAGATGGCACACGTTTTGTTGTCAATCCACAAATTTTCACTGCTCATCCAGATACCATGTTGGGAAGGATGTTTGGACCAGGAAGAGAGTACAACTTCACACGGCCCAATGAGAAGGGCGAGTATGAGATTGCCGAAGGAATCAGTGCAACTGTATTTCGAACGGTGCTGGATTATTACAAAACTGGTATCATCAATTGTCCTGATGGCATCTCTATCCCAGACCTTAGAGATACGTGCGATTATCTCTGCATTAACTTTGACTTCAACACTATCCGATGTCAAGATCTGAGTGCTTTACTGCATGAACTGTCTAATGACGGCGCTCACAAGCAGTTTGATCACTACCTCGAAGAGCTGATCCTGCCCATCATGGTGGGCTGTGCCAAGAAAGGGGAGCGAGAATGCCACATCGTCGTGCTGACGGATGAGGATTCTGTGGACTGGGACGAAGACCACCCCCCACCCATGGGGGAGGAGTATTCCCAAATTCTTTATAGCTCTAAGCTCTAtagatttttcaaatatattgagAATCGGGATGTCGCTAAAACAGTGTTAAAGGAACGGGGCCTGAAAAACATTCGCATTGGAATTGAAGGTTATCCTAcctgtaaagaaaaaattaagaggaGACCTGGTGGCCGGTCTGAAGTGATCTATAATTACGTGCAGCGCCCCTTTATCCAGATGTCatgggaaaaagaagaaggaaagagtcGCCATGTGGATTTCCAGTGTGTTCGAAGCAAATCCCTCACTAATCTGGTAGCTGCTGGAGAAGATGTCTTGGAGGACCAAGAGATATTAATGCACCACCCGCCCCAAGTGGATGAACTTGACCGGCTAAACGCCCCACTTTCTCAGATGGCTTCTAACGACTTTCAGGATTAG